Proteins found in one Amycolatopsis umgeniensis genomic segment:
- a CDS encoding ArnT family glycosyltransferase: MSIATQTVRTGQEQTFARLPVFVVAALAGAALLATSGRYAHGFDELYFLMAGREHLAWGYFDQPPLIPALAGAMDSLFPGSLVMLRLPMTLAAAAGVVVTALIARELGGGRGAQVLAAGLYATSGVIIVSHWIGTYVFDPFLWTVIVWLVVRWVRTRRDGLLVWAGVVTAISLQTKFLVPAFWALALLAALVLGPRELVRRPKLWLGAGIAVVATIPTLLWQASNGWPYLIMNDVVSAEFPGTWPFLRDGFLTAGVGAGVLAFVYGLVRLISARDLRGYRFLGVAIVALIAAFLLLHGRSYYLMSVFALPYAAAATGFAKHVPRWRLMAWPVMVLSAVITLAGLPIYPATMTRTSFGPITLGSSFAGGELPQQELVKAVGETYAALPPGQRARTAVYAEIYPFAAAAEFYGGRYGIDHVYSGHRGYWYFDRPPESADSVLFLGFDPGLLKPYFATVTPVVEGLLWRYDGRQGSWDEIWPKLERH; the protein is encoded by the coding sequence ATGAGCATCGCGACCCAGACAGTCCGAACAGGACAGGAGCAGACCTTCGCCCGCCTGCCGGTGTTCGTCGTCGCCGCACTGGCCGGAGCCGCGCTACTGGCCACCAGCGGCCGCTACGCGCACGGCTTCGACGAGCTGTACTTCCTGATGGCGGGCCGGGAACACCTGGCTTGGGGGTACTTCGACCAGCCGCCGCTGATCCCGGCGCTGGCCGGGGCGATGGACTCGCTGTTCCCCGGTTCGCTGGTGATGCTGCGTCTCCCGATGACGCTGGCCGCGGCCGCGGGAGTGGTCGTCACCGCGCTGATCGCCAGGGAACTGGGCGGCGGACGTGGCGCGCAGGTGCTCGCGGCCGGGCTCTACGCGACGTCCGGGGTGATCATCGTCAGCCATTGGATCGGCACCTACGTCTTCGATCCGTTCCTGTGGACGGTGATCGTCTGGCTGGTCGTCCGCTGGGTGCGCACCCGCCGCGACGGACTGCTGGTCTGGGCGGGTGTGGTCACCGCGATCTCCCTGCAGACGAAGTTCCTCGTCCCCGCTTTCTGGGCCCTCGCGCTGCTCGCCGCACTGGTGCTCGGGCCGAGAGAGCTCGTGCGACGGCCGAAACTGTGGCTGGGCGCGGGAATCGCCGTCGTCGCCACGATCCCGACGCTGCTCTGGCAGGCGTCGAACGGCTGGCCGTACCTGATCATGAACGACGTCGTCTCGGCGGAATTCCCCGGCACGTGGCCCTTCCTGCGCGACGGGTTCCTGACGGCGGGCGTCGGGGCGGGCGTGCTCGCGTTCGTCTACGGCCTCGTCCGGTTGATCTCTGCACGTGACCTTCGCGGCTATCGCTTCCTGGGGGTAGCGATAGTCGCGCTCATCGCCGCGTTCCTGCTGCTGCACGGGCGTTCTTACTACCTGATGAGCGTCTTCGCGCTGCCGTACGCCGCCGCGGCGACGGGGTTCGCGAAGCACGTTCCCCGCTGGCGGCTGATGGCCTGGCCCGTGATGGTGCTTTCGGCGGTGATCACTCTCGCCGGCCTGCCGATCTACCCGGCGACCATGACCCGGACGAGCTTCGGGCCGATCACGCTCGGCAGTTCCTTCGCTGGTGGCGAGCTGCCGCAACAGGAGCTGGTCAAGGCGGTCGGCGAGACCTACGCGGCCCTGCCGCCCGGGCAGCGGGCGCGCACCGCCGTCTACGCCGAGATCTACCCGTTCGCCGCCGCGGCCGAGTTCTACGGCGGGCGCTACGGCATCGACCACGTCTACAGTGGCCATCGCGGCTACTGGTACTTCGACCGGCCCCCGGAATCCGCGGACAGCGTGCTCTTCCTCGGGTTCGATCCGGGACTGCTCAAGCCGTACTTCGCCACGGTGACCCCGGTGGTGGAGGGACTGCTGTGGCGGTACGACGGAAGACAGGGTTCCTGGGACGAGATCTGGCCCAAGCTGGAAAGGCATTGA
- a CDS encoding CocE/NonD family hydrolase, protein MGLKTLTVTVVATLLLTAAPAIASPPAFVLRDGVSEPVFSYDKAIRETAWVETGQDLDRDGRVDRVAADIIRPSEPVGRVPVIMDVSPYFEKIGRGNERQPKTYLPDGTPSQFPLFYDNYFVPRGYAVVLADVGGTNRSSGCFDDVASGNAVVNWLNGRAQAFRTPFGPERVRAGWANGSVGAIGKSQDGATAIGMAASGIDGLKTIVPIAGVSSYYEVHNSDGAYFGWAGGPGLYNERAEKLCQPFEADNARRAGTNGNFNEYWRGLDYVAKTGKVRASVFASMGFHDLNVNPIQFGPWWEALNAYGVPRKAWLHQAAHVDPFDLDRSRFVKTLHRWFDRWLLGVRNGVETEPAIRIEHTPDRWTDERRWPPATHSRTLWPSSEGGLGNRPASGAASLTDDPARGASQWVENPSQTSPERLVFAGEPVRADTRIAGTATLTVTARSDKPSARLGAVLVDYGPANARNTKFPALGIKNLSTRSCWGAGTAADTGCFLGTVADLTTVDKRILATGWADLGHHRSLWRGEPLEPGKAYTMTFRLSSLDHVVPAGHRLALVLGGTDADMFDPALPAPGARVTFELGGTSLSVPVASRD, encoded by the coding sequence ATGGGGCTGAAGACACTGACCGTCACCGTGGTGGCGACACTGCTGCTCACCGCCGCACCGGCCATCGCGTCACCACCCGCGTTCGTCCTCCGTGACGGCGTCAGCGAGCCGGTGTTCTCCTACGACAAGGCCATCCGCGAGACGGCTTGGGTGGAAACCGGCCAGGACCTCGACCGCGACGGCCGGGTCGACAGGGTCGCCGCCGACATCATCCGGCCGTCGGAACCGGTCGGCCGTGTCCCGGTGATCATGGACGTCAGCCCGTACTTCGAGAAGATCGGGCGCGGGAACGAACGCCAGCCGAAGACGTATCTTCCCGACGGCACGCCGTCGCAGTTCCCGCTCTTCTACGACAACTACTTCGTCCCGCGCGGGTACGCGGTCGTGCTGGCCGACGTCGGGGGCACCAACCGCTCGTCCGGGTGTTTCGACGACGTCGCGTCCGGCAACGCCGTCGTGAACTGGCTCAACGGGCGCGCTCAGGCTTTCCGGACGCCGTTCGGGCCGGAGCGGGTCCGCGCGGGCTGGGCGAACGGGTCGGTCGGCGCGATCGGGAAGTCGCAGGACGGGGCGACCGCGATCGGGATGGCTGCGTCCGGGATCGACGGGTTGAAGACCATCGTGCCGATCGCCGGGGTCAGTTCCTACTACGAGGTCCACAACTCGGACGGCGCGTACTTCGGCTGGGCGGGCGGCCCGGGCCTCTACAACGAACGTGCCGAGAAGCTGTGCCAGCCGTTCGAAGCGGACAACGCGCGGCGCGCGGGAACGAACGGGAACTTCAACGAGTACTGGCGCGGGCTCGACTACGTCGCGAAGACCGGCAAAGTGCGCGCAAGCGTTTTCGCGTCGATGGGCTTCCACGATCTCAATGTCAACCCGATCCAGTTCGGCCCCTGGTGGGAGGCACTGAACGCGTACGGCGTGCCGCGCAAGGCGTGGCTGCACCAGGCGGCGCACGTCGACCCCTTCGACCTCGACCGGTCGAGGTTCGTGAAGACCTTGCACCGCTGGTTCGACCGGTGGCTGCTCGGTGTCCGCAACGGCGTCGAGACCGAACCGGCGATCCGGATCGAGCACACCCCGGACCGGTGGACCGACGAACGCCGCTGGCCGCCCGCCACGCACTCGCGCACCCTGTGGCCTTCCTCTGAGGGCGGACTGGGGAACCGTCCTGCCTCGGGTGCCGCTTCGCTGACCGATGACCCGGCGCGCGGCGCGTCCCAGTGGGTGGAGAACCCGTCGCAGACCAGCCCGGAACGCCTCGTCTTCGCAGGTGAACCGGTACGCGCGGACACCAGGATCGCCGGGACCGCCACGCTGACGGTGACCGCCCGCTCCGACAAGCCGAGCGCGCGGCTCGGCGCGGTGCTGGTCGACTACGGGCCCGCGAACGCACGGAACACGAAGTTCCCCGCGCTGGGCATCAAGAACCTGTCGACCCGTTCCTGCTGGGGCGCGGGCACGGCCGCCGACACCGGATGCTTCCTCGGCACCGTCGCGGATCTGACCACCGTGGACAAACGGATCCTGGCGACCGGCTGGGCCGACCTCGGCCACCACCGGTCGCTCTGGCGGGGCGAACCCCTGGAGCCCGGCAAGGCGTACACGATGACGTTCCGGCTGAGCAGTCTCGACCACGTCGTCCCGGCCGGGCACCGGCTGGCGCTCGTCCTCGGCGGGACCGACGCGGACATGTTCGACCCGGCGCTGCCCGCGCCGGGCGCCCGGGTGACTTTCGAGCTGGGCGGGACTTCGCTGTCGGTGCCGGTGGCGAGCCGCGATTAG
- a CDS encoding TetR family transcriptional regulator gives MRVRLLDATIDCLVEYGYAGTTTTRVADRAGVTRGAQVHHFPTKTDLVTSAIRHLAARRTEVAMAEIDRLKASADPVGDALQLLWEMHQGPVFSATVELWVASRTDPELRAQMAVVEPIATSSLVEFGKALLPDHSAHPEFLHAVYTAMDVVRGILIASWATRDQAELDARWERGRRHLILLFGALMQPAPSR, from the coding sequence ATGCGCGTCAGGCTGCTCGACGCCACGATCGACTGTCTCGTCGAGTACGGCTACGCGGGCACCACGACCACCCGCGTCGCGGATCGCGCCGGGGTGACGCGCGGCGCGCAGGTGCACCACTTCCCGACCAAGACCGACCTCGTCACCTCCGCGATCCGGCATCTCGCGGCCAGGCGCACCGAGGTCGCGATGGCGGAGATCGACCGGCTCAAGGCGTCGGCCGACCCGGTCGGGGACGCGTTGCAGCTGTTGTGGGAGATGCACCAGGGCCCGGTCTTCTCGGCGACCGTCGAGCTGTGGGTGGCGTCGCGGACCGATCCGGAGCTGCGCGCGCAGATGGCGGTGGTCGAGCCGATCGCGACGAGCAGCCTGGTCGAGTTCGGCAAGGCGCTGCTCCCGGACCATTCGGCGCATCCGGAGTTCCTGCACGCGGTGTACACGGCGATGGACGTCGTCCGCGGCATCCTCATCGCCAGCTGGGCGACCCGCGACCAGGCCGAACTGGACGCGCGCTGGGAGCGCGGCCGCCGTCACCTGATCCTGCTCTTCGGGGCGCTGATGCAGCCCGCTCCCTCTCGCTAG
- a CDS encoding winged helix-turn-helix transcriptional regulator, which yields MLGNPYDPDCPTRALLDRIGDQWTVLIVGVLGDGPLRFTEIGKRVRGISQKVLTQTLRSLVRDGILTRTAYPEIPPHVEYELTALGHNLAEPLEMLDKWARVHMGEVLDARKSHDGQLTA from the coding sequence GTGCTCGGAAACCCGTACGACCCCGACTGCCCCACCCGCGCCCTGCTCGACCGCATCGGCGACCAGTGGACCGTGCTGATCGTCGGCGTGCTCGGCGACGGCCCGCTCCGGTTCACCGAGATCGGCAAACGCGTGCGCGGTATCTCGCAGAAGGTCCTGACCCAGACACTCCGCAGCCTCGTCCGCGACGGCATCCTGACGCGGACGGCGTACCCGGAGATCCCGCCGCACGTCGAGTACGAGCTGACCGCGCTCGGCCACAACCTCGCCGAGCCGCTCGAGATGCTCGACAAGTGGGCTCGTGTGCACATGGGCGAGGTCCTCGACGCCCGCAAGAGCCACGACGGTCAGCTCACCGCTTGA
- a CDS encoding response regulator transcription factor, with protein MVCAHLRTILGSAEDIEVVAQAQDGAEAVEAVVRHRPRVVLMDLRMPGVDGLTAIERIAKLPDPPAVVALTTFDADTYVIRALRAGAAGFLVKSTPPEDLIGLVRVAADGHTVLSPEAAQRLVAMSADGRRRGDDARRKTEGLTERETDVLACLGEGLSNADIAARLHLAEATVKSYVSRMLVKLDCANRTQAGLLAHEAGLVKR; from the coding sequence ATGGTCTGCGCGCATCTGCGGACGATCCTCGGTTCCGCGGAGGACATCGAGGTCGTGGCACAGGCGCAGGACGGCGCGGAGGCCGTCGAGGCCGTGGTCCGGCACCGGCCGCGCGTGGTGCTGATGGACCTGCGGATGCCCGGCGTCGACGGGCTGACCGCCATCGAGCGGATCGCGAAACTCCCGGATCCTCCCGCTGTCGTCGCGCTGACGACATTCGACGCGGACACCTACGTCATCCGTGCGCTGCGGGCGGGCGCGGCCGGATTCCTGGTGAAGTCCACGCCTCCGGAGGATCTGATCGGCCTGGTGCGGGTCGCCGCCGACGGGCACACCGTGCTCTCTCCCGAAGCCGCGCAACGGCTCGTGGCGATGTCGGCCGACGGGCGGCGTCGCGGCGATGACGCGCGGCGGAAGACCGAAGGCCTGACAGAGCGGGAAACGGACGTCCTGGCCTGTCTCGGCGAAGGACTGTCCAATGCGGACATCGCGGCGCGGCTGCACCTCGCGGAGGCGACGGTCAAGAGCTACGTTTCGCGGATGCTGGTCAAACTGGACTGCGCGAACCGGACCCAGGCGGGTCTGCTGGCGCACGAGGCCGGCTTGGTCAAGCGGTGA